One part of the Vicia villosa cultivar HV-30 ecotype Madison, WI linkage group LG6, Vvil1.0, whole genome shotgun sequence genome encodes these proteins:
- the LOC131609010 gene encoding ACT domain-containing protein ACR9-like: protein MGIPWDDIVVIQHAKNTNEPTIVTVNCPDKAGLGCDLCRIILEFGLRITRADISTDGRWCYIIFWVIPHPDSLKIDWESLKTRLLSPCPSCLFSYHFKQQSANPSPNQIYLLKVWIFDQKGLLYDINEILCNLQLTIQRVKVMPTPDGRALDLFFITDEMELFHTKKRRDDVCEYLMEALGEKCISSELQLAGPEYDGHLQGFSSLPPAYSEELFGPELPDKVWLHPLSQDMTTLKKPSVTVDNTLSPAHTLLQIQCVDQKGLCYDIMRISKDSDIKVAYGRFTSSVKGFQNIDLFVQQKEDGQKIIDPERHKTLCATLKEEMLHPLRVIIVNRGPDRELLVANPVELSGGGRPRVFYDVTLALKALGVFIFSAEVVRHSTQERQWEVYRFLLEESREFPLDSSKARSQIVDKVRRTLMGW from the exons ATGGGAATCCCATGGGACGATATCGTTGTGATCCAGCACGCCAAGAACACGAACGAGCCTACAATTGTCACTGTCAATTGTCCCGATAAAGCTGGTCTCGGCTGTGATCTTTGCAGAATCATCCTTGAATTCGGTCTTCGTATTACCAGAGCCG ATATTTCGACGGATGGAAGATGGTGCTACATAATCTTTTGGGTTATTCCACATCCTGATTCACTCAAAATTGACTGGGAAAGCTTGAAGACAAGGCTTCTTTCACCTTGTCCTTCATGTTTGTTTTCTTATCATTTCAAACAACAATCCGCTAATCCTTCACCAAATCAAATTTACTTGTTGAAGGTTTGGATTTTCGATCAGAAAGGATTATTATACG ATATCAACGAAATCTTGTGCAACCTCCAACTTACGATTCAGCGAGTTAAAGTGATGCCAACTCCTGATGGAAGGGCCCTAGATTTGTTCTTTATCACTGATGAAAT ggAACTGTTTCACACGAAAAAGCGGCGAGACGATGTATGTGAATATCTTATGGAAGCTTTAGGAGAGAAATGTATCTCGAGTGAACTTCAGTTGGCTGGACCTGAATATGATGGACATTTGCAGGGGTTTTCTTCTCTTCCACCAGCTTATTCTGAAGAACTATTTGGTCCTGAGTTACCAGACAAGGTGTGGCTGCATCCTCTCAGTCAAGACATGACAACACTGAAGAAACCGAGTGTTACTGTTGATAATACGTTGAGCCCGGCTCATACCTTGCTTCAGATACAGTGTGTTGATCAGAAGGGCTTGTGTTATGACATTATGAGGATTTCAAAAGATTCCGATATTAAG GTTGCTTATGGTAGATTCACTTCAAGTGTGAAAGGCTTTCAAAATATTGACTTATTTGTTCAACAAAAAGAAGATGGGCAAAAGATCATAGATCCCGAACGTCATAAAACTCTATGCGCTACCTTAAAAGAAGAGATGCTTCATCCTTTACGGGTAATTATAGTGAACCGTGGTCCTGATAGAGAACTACTGGTTGCCAATCCCGTAGAATTGTCCGGAGGGGGAAGACCTCGTGTTTTCTATGACGTTACGTTGGCCTTAAAAGCATTGGGAGTATTTATTTTCTCG GCTGAAGTTGTTAGACATTCGACGCAAGAACGCCAGTGGGAAGTCTACAGGTTTTTGTTGGAGGAAAGTCGGGAATTTCCATTGGATAGCAGTAAAGCGAGAAGTCAGATCGTGGACAAAGTTAGAAGAACATTGATGGGTTGGTAA